The Mercurialis annua linkage group LG2, ddMerAnnu1.2, whole genome shotgun sequence genome contains a region encoding:
- the LOC126668228 gene encoding uncharacterized protein LOC126668228 → MSNKVKEVVQQALSFSSSLFWKNLLRFCKFLNPDLCNNFQISKNSSFLIICSKNSSLLKKRRFLKIVILKLMEFIQVLMQHDGQWTEDGKYTDFKTTGILLEMNCTFNSFIELVYQSLQVQDTETELDIQYLISDDYPPVKIADERSLRFYIQLKKSELNFTRYPICIILNKSASFLETSSSEAANNSLLVHEDNITQLDEQNSKETEMSYSNLDMIEYANLLCTLQENLPETDFDEDHVATNQANQKIEEGGIFTDKETLISEMSLYGLKEHFQFKVQKSCARQYRLKCIDDHCDWKFYASKIGHTKMFRVRKFNNYHTCSLEMRMGDLRFVSSKTIAKIIKSNLLDIKTIYTPNDIIRDMRNDYSIKLDYWKAWKCREIALELLRGKPENSFGLLPRYLHMVKQTNPGSVVSLQRNVDHTFLYAFMSLNASISGWSHCMPIMVVDATFLKGPFGGSLFSASTLDAAGKIFPLAFSITDSENDASWNWFFRQIKTVFGVREGMCIISDRHMSIKNAIESVFAGEVQHDICLYHLLSNVKSRFKKDQKTIKDLFKAAARAYTKEEFNTHMAEMSNVNPGVTAYLKDAGFERWAVSHSVNKRYNIMTSNTAESFNAAVNRARELPVTMLMEYLRNLVQRWSYKNRNIAKGTFTKLSSKYDAVLRQNYLDSLKIEVEPSNDDIYTVTENGDTSTVNIKEKSCTCNRYQEEMIPCKHAAAVLNYKHQDPTEYCSKYFTNEAMLATYAQTVYPVPKEETWEVTAEVEDIIVLPPIGRTKPGRPKKRRIKGAEEQKNQNKCSRCGYYGHNRKTCKNIPKNR, encoded by the exons ATGTCTAACAAGGTAAAGGAGGTAGTTCAACAAGCTCT CTCGTTTTCAAGCTCTCTGTTTTGGAAAAATCTTCTCCGATTCTGCAAATTCTTAAATCCAGATCTCTGTAACAACTTTCAGATCTCGAAAAATAGTTCGTTCCTCATAATCTGCTCGAAAAACAGCTCGCTCTTGAAAAAACGGAGATTCTTGAAG atagtCATATTGAAGCT gatGGAATTTATCCAAGTACTAATGCAACATGATGGGCAATGGACTGAAGATGGAAAGTATACTGACTTCAAAACGACAGGAATTTTATTGGAAATGAACTGCACATTCAATAGTTTTATCGAATTAGTATATCAAAGTTTGCAAGTTCAAGATACTGAAACTGAATTAGATATTCAATATCTAATCAGTGATGATTATCCTCCAGTCAAAATAGCAGATGAAAGAAGTCTCAGATTCTATATACAGTTAAAGAAGAGTGAACTTAACTTCACAAGATATCCAATCTGCATCATATTGAATAAATCTGCTTCTTTTTTGGAAACATCATCATCAGAAGCTGCAAACAATTCACTTCTTGTTCATGAAGACAATATAACGCAACTGGATGAACAAAACTCTAAAGAAACAGAAATGTCTTATTCAAATTTGGATATGATTGAATATGCAAACCTTCTCTGCACACTTCAAGAAAATCTTCCAGAAACAGATTTTGATGAAGATCATGTTGCAACCAATCAAGCAAATCAGAAAATAGAAGAAGGAGGTATATTCACAGATAAAGAAACATTAATATCAGAGATGAGCCTATATGGACTAAAAGAACACTTTCAGTTCAAG gtCCAAAAATCATGCGCAAGACAGTACCGATTAAAATGCATAGATGACCATTGTGATTGGAAATTTTATGCCTCGAAAATTGGTCATACAAAAATGTTTCGAGTACGTAAGTTCAACAATTATCATACATGTTCTTTGGAGATGAGAATGGGAGACCTGAGGTTTGTCAGCTCAAAAACCAtagcaaaaataataaagtcaAACTTGTTGGATATCAAGACAATTTACACACCTAATGACATAATCAGAGACATGAGAAATGATTATAGCATTAAATTGGATTACTGGAAAGCTTGGAAATGTCGAGAAATTGCACTAGAGCTTTTAAGAGGGAAACCAGAAAATTCATTTGGTCTACTACCGAGATATCTTCACATGGTGAAGCAAACAAATCCAGGATCAGTTGTAAGCTTACAAAGAAATGTGGATCATACTTTTCTTTATGCATTCATGTCACTTAATGCATCAATAAGTGGATGGAGTCACTGTATGCCTATTATGGTTGTTGATGCTACATTTTTGAAAGGACCATTTGGAGGTTCTCTGTTTTCAGCTTCAACTCTTGATGCAGCAG GAAAAATCTTCCCTCTTGCCTTTTCAATAACAGATTCAGAAAATGATGCATCTTGGAATTGGTTTTTTAGACAAATCAAAACTGTTTTTGGTGTAAGGGAAGGAATGTGTATAATTTCAGACAGACATATGAGTATTAAAAATGCAATAGAAAGTGTTTTTGCTGGAGAAGTTCAACATGATATTTGCTTATATCATTTACTAAGTAACGTGAAAAGCAGATTTAAAAAGGATCAGAAGACAATTAAAGACCTGTTCAAAGCAGCAGCAAGAGCTTATACAAAGGAAGAATTCAATACTCATATGGCAGAAATGAGCAACGTAAATCCAGGAGTTACAGCTTATCTCAAAGATGCAGGTTTTGAAAGGTGGGCAGTTTCACATTCTGTGAACAAAAGATACAACATAATGACTTCAAATACTGCTGAGTCATTTAATGCAGCAGTAAATAGAGCACGAGAATTACCAGTTACGATGCTTATGGAATACTTGAGAAATTTGGTTCAAAGGTGGAGCTACAAGAACAGAAATATTGCTAAAGGAACCTTTACAAAATTGTCTTCAAAATATGATGCTGTCCTAAGGCAAAACTATTTAGATTCACTCAAAATAGAG GTAGAGCCATCTAATGATGACATATACACTGTTACTGAAAATGGTGATACCTCTACTGTTAACATCAAGGAAAAATCTTGTACATGCAACAGATATCAAGAAGAAATGATCCCATGTAAACATGCTGCTGCTGTATTAAACTACAAACATCAAGACCCAACTGAATATTGCTCAAAGTACTTCACAAATGAAGCAATGCTTGCTACATATGCACAAACTGTATACCCAGTTCCTAAAGAAGAAACATGGGAAGTCACTGCAGAGGTTGAGGATATCATTGTCTTACCTCCTATAGGGAGAACTAAGCCAGGAAGACCAAAAAAGAGAAGAATAAAAGGAGCAGAAGAACAAAAGAATCAAAACAAGTGCAGCAGATGTGGATATTATGGACATAATCGTAAAACTTGTAAAAATATTCCAAAAAACAGATAG